The following coding sequences are from one Pigmentibacter sp. JX0631 window:
- the fliW gene encoding flagellar assembly protein FliW, producing MKINTSRFGEVEINEKDIITLPEGLIGFPELNQFVLLDHDQDSPFKWLQSVTDSAMAFIVISPLSFRPDYMVEVTEEEVASLKLSNPNEAVISVIVTIPMDPKKMSANLKAPLVFNLSNRLGKQVVLKDPQYQTKHFIMEEMKRFSQRESQNDLKKAIQQQFVNKIDNETITK from the coding sequence TTGAAAATAAATACCTCGCGTTTTGGAGAAGTAGAAATTAATGAAAAAGATATAATCACCTTACCTGAAGGTCTGATTGGTTTTCCTGAATTGAATCAGTTTGTATTATTAGATCATGATCAAGATTCACCATTTAAATGGCTTCAATCGGTAACTGATTCAGCGATGGCATTTATCGTTATCAGTCCTCTATCTTTTCGTCCAGACTATATGGTTGAGGTTACAGAAGAAGAAGTTGCTTCGTTAAAGCTTTCAAATCCTAACGAAGCTGTTATCTCTGTTATTGTTACTATACCGATGGATCCAAAGAAAATGAGTGCTAACTTAAAAGCACCTTTAGTATTTAACCTAAGTAATAGGTTAGGAAAACAAGTTGTATTAAAAGATCCTCAATATCAAACTAAACATTTTATTATGGAAGAAATGAAACGATTCTCTCAAAGAGAATCTCAAAATGATCTTAAAAAAGCTATTCAGCAGCAGTTTGTTAATAAAATAGATAATGAAACTATTACTAAGTAA
- a CDS encoding TolC family protein has product MIFVKHTKKIIYFFLTFCKLIPVIAIELESYLTKLPTSYIELSLEKCINLGLQNSISILRNKSNLELTGYDILKSYGNFLPNLALQLGNNYTYGNSYLTTTSPTYVNTAGFFGNFTISSTLNIFNGFADITNLNSIITKKDSENFTFEKAKQIIIIDIIQNYLQITLDNNMIEIATQNLQEYQTREKLLLAQTNLGAKSIADLYLQQAQTSLAESNLNSLKNKIRNDEILLLKKIRLDYQKNYKFIPVKFEDVLQDTNQITESNLIKIALNKRSDLKSIQALKKVSELEIETAKSSYYPKIDFTVSAISNAAYVNSQIVNGSNIPYSSQDPYQKQFLSNFKYQFLLNLNWIIFDKLISYSNENQAIQKYSQSKNEEIEEQQKIISEVRTEFGNYRLALQELDSTAKVLLASKKAYQVMSGRYKVGSASFIDLITSQSTLEQAEYNRSKSLINFLMQKWNLKFITGDLQN; this is encoded by the coding sequence TTGATTTTTGTTAAACATACTAAAAAAATTATATACTTTTTTTTAACCTTTTGTAAATTGATACCAGTAATTGCAATTGAGTTGGAATCATATTTAACAAAATTACCAACTAGTTATATCGAATTGAGTTTAGAAAAATGTATTAATCTAGGATTACAAAATAGCATTAGTATTTTAAGGAACAAAAGCAATCTGGAACTTACTGGTTATGATATCCTAAAAAGTTATGGAAATTTTTTACCAAATTTAGCACTACAACTAGGAAATAATTATACCTATGGAAATTCTTACTTAACCACGACTTCACCTACTTACGTTAATACAGCCGGTTTTTTTGGAAATTTTACTATTTCAAGTACATTAAATATATTTAATGGATTTGCTGATATTACTAATTTAAATTCAATTATTACAAAAAAAGATTCGGAAAATTTTACTTTTGAAAAAGCGAAACAAATAATAATTATTGATATTATCCAAAATTATTTGCAAATTACTCTTGACAATAATATGATAGAAATTGCTACACAAAATTTACAGGAATACCAAACCAGAGAAAAATTGTTATTAGCTCAAACAAATTTAGGAGCAAAAAGTATTGCTGACTTATATTTACAACAAGCACAAACCAGTTTAGCCGAATCAAATTTAAATAGTCTTAAAAATAAAATACGAAATGATGAAATATTATTACTAAAAAAAATAAGATTAGATTATCAAAAAAATTACAAATTTATTCCTGTAAAATTTGAAGATGTACTACAAGATACAAATCAAATTACAGAAAGCAATTTGATTAAGATTGCTTTAAATAAAAGATCTGATCTAAAATCAATCCAAGCTTTAAAAAAAGTTTCTGAATTGGAAATTGAAACCGCTAAATCTTCATATTATCCAAAAATCGATTTTACCGTGTCTGCAATATCAAATGCAGCTTATGTGAATAGTCAAATTGTAAATGGTTCAAATATACCTTATTCATCTCAAGACCCCTATCAAAAACAATTTTTAAGTAACTTTAAATATCAATTTTTATTAAATCTAAATTGGATTATTTTTGACAAGTTGATTTCCTATTCAAATGAAAATCAAGCTATACAAAAATATTCGCAAAGTAAAAATGAGGAAATAGAAGAACAACAAAAAATAATTAGTGAAGTAAGAACTGAATTTGGAAACTATAGACTTGCCTTACAAGAGTTAGATTCTACAGCAAAAGTATTATTAGCATCAAAAAAAGCATATCAAGTAATGAGTGGAAGATATAAAGTAGGTTCAGCAAGTTTTATAGATCTGATTACTTCTCAAAGCACACTTGAGCAAGCAGAATACAATAGATCAAAATCACTAATAAACTTTTTAATGCAAAAGTGGAACTTAAAATTTATAACCGGAGATCTGCAAAATTAA
- the msrA gene encoding peptide-methionine (S)-S-oxide reductase MsrA, translated as MTTELATLAGGCFWGVEELFSKLDGVVSSRVGYTGGIIEKPTYELVKLGTTGHAEAIQIEFLPEKISFEKILEYFFRLHDPTTLNQQGNDKGTQYRSAIFYHNETQKKNAEDIKEKLTVSKKWVKPIVTEIVPFVKFYLAEEYHQKYLKKNPNGYNCHYLRK; from the coding sequence ATGACAACAGAATTAGCAACTCTGGCTGGTGGATGTTTTTGGGGTGTAGAAGAGTTATTTTCAAAGTTAGATGGAGTTGTTTCCTCTAGGGTTGGATATACTGGTGGAATAATTGAAAAACCTACTTACGAACTTGTTAAATTAGGAACAACAGGACATGCAGAGGCTATCCAAATCGAATTTTTACCTGAAAAGATTTCTTTTGAGAAAATTTTGGAGTATTTTTTTAGACTCCATGATCCAACTACTTTAAATCAACAAGGGAATGATAAAGGTACACAATATAGATCAGCAATTTTTTATCACAACGAAACACAGAAAAAAAATGCTGAGGACATAAAAGAAAAACTAACAGTTTCAAAAAAATGGGTAAAACCTATTGTTACAGAAATTGTTCCTTTTGTGAAATTTTATTTAGCAGAAGAATATCATCAGAAATATCTAAAGAAAAATCCGAATGGATATAATTGTCATTACCTAAGAAAATAA
- a CDS encoding efflux RND transporter periplasmic adaptor subunit — MNLFNKELKFKTFLLIILLTIILIFIILVANKSNKILAANLEKKAESEKGLKVKVIKVRKSTSEKEISLNGETKPSQSVTIYTKISGFLKKIYVDKGDYVSKGKILATIESPVIDEAYLGALSNFKNKNLIAKRALELRKENLVSEQEKDQAVSDAEIAKAQLNTQKILKDYEIIKAPFSGTITARYADIGALVQNAENSQNTALPIVTLSNIEKLIVTIFIDQLNAPFVKKGTKVIIETADSIKIEGFISRVTDNLDPKTKMMLAEIDITNENKKILSGSFVKVLIFTKTQVNYILPVECLIIQNDKKFIASIDEKSKAKFKEINVTSNDGKNIFFTGEISEDEYFILTPTINLKEGNQVQPLIQY; from the coding sequence ATGAATTTATTCAATAAAGAGCTTAAATTCAAGACTTTTTTACTTATCATTTTATTAACTATTATTTTAATATTTATTATTTTAGTAGCTAATAAGAGTAACAAAATATTAGCTGCAAATTTAGAAAAAAAAGCAGAAAGTGAGAAAGGTTTAAAGGTAAAGGTTATAAAAGTAAGAAAATCTACTTCTGAAAAAGAAATTTCACTTAATGGAGAAACAAAACCATCTCAAAGTGTAACTATTTATACGAAAATTAGTGGATTTCTAAAAAAAATTTATGTTGATAAGGGCGACTATGTAAGCAAAGGTAAAATTCTAGCCACAATAGAATCACCAGTAATTGATGAAGCCTATTTAGGAGCATTATCTAATTTTAAAAATAAAAATCTAATCGCAAAAAGAGCTTTGGAGTTAAGAAAAGAAAATTTAGTTTCAGAGCAAGAAAAGGATCAAGCCGTATCAGATGCGGAAATTGCAAAAGCCCAATTGAATACGCAAAAAATTTTAAAAGATTATGAAATTATTAAAGCCCCTTTCTCTGGCACAATTACAGCGCGTTACGCTGATATAGGTGCTCTTGTCCAAAATGCTGAAAACTCTCAAAACACAGCATTGCCAATTGTAACTCTATCAAACATTGAAAAATTAATAGTAACAATATTTATTGATCAACTTAATGCACCCTTTGTAAAAAAGGGTACAAAAGTAATAATAGAAACCGCAGACAGTATTAAAATTGAAGGATTTATCTCTCGAGTTACTGATAATTTAGACCCCAAAACAAAAATGATGCTTGCAGAAATAGATATTACAAATGAAAATAAAAAAATTCTATCTGGCAGTTTTGTTAAGGTACTTATATTTACAAAAACACAAGTTAATTACATCCTTCCAGTTGAATGTTTAATCATTCAAAATGACAAAAAATTTATTGCTTCTATTGATGAAAAAAGCAAAGCAAAGTTCAAAGAAATTAATGTAACTAGCAATGATGGAAAAAACATTTTTTTCACAGGAGAAATTAGTGAAGATGAATACTTCATATTAACTCCTACTATAAATCTAAAAGAAGGAAATCAAGTGCAACCTTTAATTCAATATTAA
- a CDS encoding efflux RND transporter permease subunit, giving the protein MWIIEFALKRPYTIAVGVILSFILGFISINKMLIDIFPVIDIPVVNIIWNYPGLTPNEVEKRVIFLAERAYTTTVNGIAKLESTSIQGLGIQRIYFEEGTDIGSAISQISAVSGTVTRIMPPGITPPVILKFNASNVPVAQLTLFSSKLKEEQIYDYATNFLRVQLYTIPGISLPAPYGGKQRQVNIDLIPELLEAKKLSPQNIVDSLQASNIIVPAGNARIHNYEYNILMNSSPLSVNEFNDIPIKVINGATVTLNSVAKISDSFAEQTNIVRINGQRASYLNILKKAQASTLNVIQSIKNKLPEISNLAPAELKMQLDFDQSFFVKSAIQNVLLEAIISSLLVSVVILLFLGSWRSVIIVCTSIPTAIFCSLVVLYLTGNSINIMTMGGLSLAIGMLVDDATVAIENIHRLHKQNKPLIYSIIEGSRQIALPALSATLVICIVFFPIVLLTGPAKFLFTPLALAVVSAMLASYILSRTLVPLLAKMLLVNEQNHQNNINLSEKFNNLFLLFQNKFGEILRVCLKYRKFVLINFCIFLILSSSLIFLVGTDFFPQTDAGIVKLHYRARAGTRIEETEKQVQILETKIREIIPKKELQTINSMIGIPVSFNLAFVQTDNYGPMDAEILISFQKEHENIQNYMKKIRKMITNTFPESEAFFQSADIVNQVLNFGLSAPIDIQIESQNLDNSIKIAKKLLSNLKLIPGLEDIALKQVLNYPGLYFNIDRIKAAQVGISQKDISNSLLIALSSSSLISPSYFLNPQNNVNYSVIVKTPLEKISNLNSILNIPIASNGNILESNLTSTYMNQLNLTQQTSQTIPLRNLSTIQTIETMTGNSHLNVQRVLDIYGTPEGRDLGSIIKDIEYQIKKLGELPKGVKVTINGQGKVMREAFSTLSIGLILAIILVYLLIAVLFQSWLDPFIVMVAVPGALSGILWILFLTGTTINVESFMGATMAVGIASSNSILLVSYANDLRISDKLTAIDAALESAKTRLRPVLMTAIAMIIGMLPAALAIGEGGEQTAPLGRAVIGGLIVATTVTLIIVPIIYSLLRKEMPKKYLLDEELRKEKMIK; this is encoded by the coding sequence ATGTGGATAATTGAGTTCGCATTAAAACGCCCATATACAATTGCAGTAGGAGTAATACTTTCCTTTATATTAGGATTTATTTCTATTAATAAAATGCTAATAGATATTTTTCCAGTAATTGATATTCCAGTTGTAAATATCATATGGAATTATCCAGGATTGACTCCTAATGAAGTTGAAAAAAGAGTTATTTTTCTAGCTGAAAGAGCCTATACAACAACAGTTAATGGAATTGCAAAATTAGAATCAACATCAATTCAAGGTTTAGGAATTCAACGGATTTATTTTGAAGAAGGAACTGATATTGGATCTGCTATTTCCCAAATTTCAGCAGTATCAGGAACCGTAACAAGAATTATGCCGCCAGGAATAACACCACCCGTTATTTTGAAATTTAATGCTTCCAATGTCCCAGTAGCTCAATTAACTTTATTTAGTAGTAAATTAAAAGAAGAACAAATTTATGATTACGCAACTAATTTTTTAAGAGTTCAACTTTATACTATTCCTGGAATATCATTACCAGCTCCGTATGGAGGCAAACAAAGACAAGTAAACATAGATCTTATTCCAGAACTTTTAGAAGCAAAAAAACTTTCACCGCAAAATATTGTAGACTCTTTACAAGCATCAAACATAATAGTTCCTGCAGGAAATGCAAGAATACATAACTATGAATATAATATTTTAATGAATTCCAGTCCTCTAAGTGTAAATGAATTTAATGACATTCCAATTAAAGTTATTAATGGTGCAACTGTTACTTTGAATAGTGTTGCAAAAATTTCTGATTCATTTGCAGAACAAACAAATATTGTAAGAATAAATGGGCAAAGAGCGTCGTATTTAAATATCTTAAAAAAAGCACAGGCTTCAACACTTAATGTTATTCAATCTATCAAAAATAAATTACCAGAAATTTCAAACTTGGCACCAGCTGAATTAAAAATGCAACTCGATTTTGATCAATCTTTTTTTGTAAAATCAGCAATACAAAATGTTTTGCTTGAAGCTATTATTTCATCCCTCCTTGTTTCAGTTGTTATTTTGCTTTTTTTAGGGAGCTGGAGAAGTGTTATCATTGTTTGTACTTCTATTCCAACTGCTATCTTTTGCTCACTCGTAGTCCTTTATCTTACTGGAAATTCTATTAATATCATGACAATGGGGGGACTTTCTTTAGCAATCGGAATGTTGGTAGACGATGCCACAGTGGCGATTGAAAATATTCACCGCTTACACAAACAAAATAAACCTCTCATATATTCTATAATAGAAGGGTCACGGCAAATAGCTCTTCCAGCTTTATCAGCGACTTTAGTTATTTGTATCGTTTTTTTTCCAATTGTTCTTCTAACAGGCCCTGCAAAATTTTTATTTACTCCATTAGCACTTGCTGTTGTTTCAGCAATGTTAGCTTCGTATATTTTATCAAGAACATTGGTACCATTATTGGCAAAAATGTTATTAGTAAATGAACAAAATCATCAAAATAATATTAATCTTTCAGAAAAATTTAATAACCTATTTTTATTATTTCAAAACAAATTTGGCGAAATATTAAGGGTTTGTCTAAAATATAGAAAATTTGTTTTAATAAATTTCTGTATTTTTTTAATCCTGTCTTCATCTTTAATTTTTCTAGTAGGCACCGACTTTTTTCCTCAAACCGATGCTGGAATAGTAAAGTTACACTATCGTGCTAGGGCAGGAACTAGAATTGAGGAAACAGAAAAACAGGTTCAGATTTTAGAAACAAAAATTAGAGAAATTATTCCAAAAAAAGAATTGCAAACAATTAATTCAATGATTGGAATTCCTGTTAGCTTTAATTTAGCTTTCGTTCAAACAGATAATTATGGTCCTATGGATGCTGAAATTTTAATTTCATTCCAGAAAGAACATGAAAATATTCAAAATTATATGAAAAAAATTAGAAAGATGATTACTAATACTTTTCCAGAATCTGAAGCTTTTTTCCAATCAGCAGATATTGTAAATCAAGTTTTAAATTTTGGATTAAGCGCGCCAATTGATATACAAATAGAATCTCAAAATCTAGATAATTCAATTAAAATAGCAAAAAAATTACTTTCGAATCTTAAATTAATTCCAGGATTAGAAGATATAGCTTTGAAACAAGTTTTAAATTATCCCGGACTTTATTTTAATATCGATAGAATCAAAGCTGCACAAGTAGGAATAAGTCAAAAAGACATTTCTAATAGCCTTCTAATTGCTTTATCTTCAAGCTCACTGATTTCTCCATCTTATTTTCTAAATCCTCAAAATAATGTAAATTATTCAGTGATTGTGAAAACTCCTTTAGAAAAAATATCAAACTTAAATAGTATTTTAAACATTCCTATAGCAAGTAATGGAAACATTTTAGAAAGTAACTTAACCTCAACTTACATGAATCAACTCAATCTAACTCAACAGACTTCCCAAACCATACCTCTAAGAAATTTAAGTACCATCCAAACAATAGAAACAATGACAGGAAACTCTCATTTAAATGTTCAAAGAGTTTTGGATATTTATGGTACACCTGAGGGGCGAGATTTGGGATCGATAATAAAAGATATTGAATATCAAATTAAAAAATTAGGTGAACTTCCAAAAGGAGTTAAAGTTACAATAAATGGTCAAGGAAAAGTAATGCGTGAAGCTTTTTCTACATTAAGTATTGGGCTAATTTTAGCTATTATTCTTGTTTATTTATTAATTGCAGTTCTATTTCAATCATGGCTAGATCCTTTTATTGTCATGGTTGCTGTCCCCGGAGCTCTTTCTGGCATTCTTTGGATCTTATTTTTAACAGGAACAACAATAAATGTGGAATCCTTTATGGGAGCAACCATGGCTGTAGGTATTGCGTCTTCAAATTCTATTTTGTTAGTAAGTTATGCAAATGATCTAAGAATATCAGATAAATTAACTGCCATAGATGCCGCACTTGAATCAGCAAAAACACGATTGCGGCCTGTTTTAATGACGGCAATTGCCATGATTATTGGAATGTTACCTGCCGCACTAGCAATAGGAGAAGGTGGCGAACAGACAGCCCCCTTAGGAAGAGCTGTAATTGGAGGATTAATAGTTGCAACGACTGTAACTTTAATCATTGTTCCCATAATATATTCTCTCTTGAGAAAAGAAATGCCTAAAAAATATTTGCTTGACGAAGAATTGAGAAAGGAAAAAATGATCAAATGA
- a CDS encoding efflux RND transporter periplasmic adaptor subunit, with translation MNMLDILKNTKKNIRRFIIIFIFILILLTALIIVINFLSTNGSQKKNEYVPTMKQNKKLNAKNMVLVQTTEVKQKDVPIYLSAIGTVTALDSVTVKTQINGELTKVNFKEGQFVKKGEILAEIDDRTYKAQFLQYQGQLNRDLALLNNAVTDLRRYKNLYPAGSISKQTLDTQKSLVKQYEGIVEYDKGQLEAIKINLNNCKISSPISGKAGLRQINPGNYVQINDQSGIVVINKLQPISVLFSLSQEYLPKLTEKFTDTNPLKVLAFDKENKELIAEGKLNTIDNQIDTTTGTIKLRAEFENSNLNLFPNQFVNIKLLLQVEKNALTIPISAVQHGKNGDYVYLKEQNKAKYKKIVTGDMDQDNILIKEGLKLGEIVITDGLDKLTDGADLLQ, from the coding sequence ATGAATATGTTAGATATTCTAAAAAATACTAAAAAAAATATTCGTAGATTTATTATTATTTTTATTTTCATTTTAATACTTTTGACTGCATTGATTATTGTAATAAATTTTTTAAGCACAAATGGTTCACAGAAGAAAAACGAATATGTACCAACTATGAAGCAAAACAAAAAATTAAATGCAAAAAATATGGTGCTTGTTCAAACTACTGAAGTAAAACAAAAAGATGTGCCCATTTATCTCAGTGCCATTGGAACTGTTACTGCTTTAGATAGCGTAACTGTGAAAACTCAAATTAATGGAGAACTAACTAAAGTAAATTTCAAAGAAGGTCAATTTGTCAAAAAAGGAGAAATTCTTGCTGAAATAGATGATAGAACTTATAAAGCTCAATTTCTTCAGTATCAAGGACAACTAAATAGAGATCTAGCACTACTAAATAATGCAGTAACAGATCTGAGACGTTATAAAAATTTATATCCTGCTGGGAGTATTTCCAAACAAACATTAGATACTCAAAAATCTTTGGTTAAGCAGTATGAAGGAATAGTTGAATATGATAAAGGTCAATTAGAAGCAATTAAAATTAATTTAAATAATTGCAAAATTTCCTCTCCGATATCAGGAAAAGCTGGATTAAGACAGATTAATCCGGGAAATTATGTGCAAATAAATGATCAAAGTGGAATTGTAGTAATAAACAAATTGCAACCAATTTCAGTTTTATTTTCTTTATCTCAAGAATATCTTCCTAAACTTACAGAAAAATTTACAGATACAAATCCTTTAAAAGTTCTCGCTTTTGATAAAGAAAATAAAGAACTTATAGCAGAAGGAAAATTGAATACTATTGATAATCAAATAGACACAACAACTGGTACTATAAAACTAAGAGCTGAATTCGAAAATAGCAATTTAAATTTATTTCCAAATCAATTTGTAAACATTAAACTTTTATTACAGGTTGAAAAAAATGCACTTACAATTCCAATATCTGCAGTACAACATGGGAAAAACGGGGACTATGTATATTTAAAAGAACAAAACAAGGCTAAATACAAAAAAATAGTTACTGGGGATATGGATCAAGACAATATATTAATAAAAGAAGGATTAAAATTAGGTGAAATTGTTATAACTGATGGACTTGATAAACTTACTGATGGAGCTGATCTTCTTCAATGA